The Thermosynechococcus sp. genome has a segment encoding these proteins:
- a CDS encoding EVE domain-containing protein: protein MAGIWLLKSEASVFSWQDLKAAPQQTTCWEGVRNYQARNLMRDRMQVGDRVLFYHSNANPPAIMGIAEVVRPAYPDHFAWNPESRYFDPKSTPDNPRWVMVDIQYRRDFLPPITLPELRQTRGLEGMLLLQKGCRLSVQPVTESEWQIILSLRSP from the coding sequence ATGGCAGGGATTTGGTTACTGAAGTCGGAAGCAAGCGTTTTTTCTTGGCAGGATTTGAAGGCCGCTCCCCAGCAAACCACTTGTTGGGAAGGGGTACGCAACTACCAAGCCCGCAATTTGATGCGCGATCGTATGCAAGTGGGCGATCGCGTGCTTTTCTACCACAGTAATGCCAACCCACCGGCAATCATGGGCATTGCTGAAGTTGTCAGGCCCGCCTATCCGGATCACTTTGCTTGGAACCCTGAGAGTCGCTACTTTGACCCCAAAAGCACCCCTGACAATCCCCGCTGGGTTATGGTGGATATCCAGTATCGCCGTGACTTTTTGCCCCCAATTACGCTGCCGGAACTGCGGCAAACCCGTGGCCTGGAGGGGATGCTGCTGCTGCAAAAGGGTTGCCGTCTTTCGGTCCAACCGGTAACTGAATCGGAGTGGCAGATCATTCTTAGCTTGCGATCGCCCTAG
- a CDS encoding thioredoxin domain-containing protein, which yields MPNRLSQCQSLYLRKHAENPIDWWPWCDEALAKAAAEDRVIFLSIGYSSCHWCTVMEGEAFSDLEIAAYLNAYFLPIKVDREERPDIDSIYMQALQLMTGEGGWPLNIFLTPQDRRPFYGGTYFPVQPRYGRPGFLQVLQAVRRFYDQEKEKLTAQQATLWQYLAPPVERGETLPLTEELLRAGIRQVTPILGDRPQGSCFPMMPYAQMLLQGLAFSPNPAELLHLCRRRGDNLLRGGIYDHVGGGWHRYTVDSRWTVPHFEKMLYDNGQIVTYLARLWQQGDRSPQIPAAIAQTIQWLDREMTAPEGYFYAAQDADSFVSANDPEPEEGAFYCWRYAELEQTLTPTELTQLQAHFDISASGNFEGKIVLKQVRPPEDPQALVPILRKLFARRYGADTPMDQPFAVATDSATAKGRAWPGRIPPVTDTKMILAWNSLMITGLATAAQVWREHTYWQRAAKAAQWLHEHQYQQGKLYRLNYGGTVAEVAQAEDYAYWIQALLALHQASLAVGEAAQPWLALATQYQTLFDQELGAKDGGYYNAPERPDLILRQREGLDNATPAANGVAIANLVQLFLLTEHPTYLAQAEKGLRFFSHFIREAPQSCPSLLAALQWYLHPVCVQLRPDQAASLLDRYLPTAVLKVRDDLEPLALVCEGRRCREPALTAAQLEQQLESLFPVVTDE from the coding sequence ATGCCGAATCGCCTTAGCCAGTGCCAAAGCCTCTATCTGCGCAAGCACGCCGAAAACCCCATTGACTGGTGGCCGTGGTGTGATGAAGCCCTGGCCAAAGCCGCGGCAGAGGATCGGGTGATTTTTCTCTCGATTGGCTATTCCAGTTGCCACTGGTGCACCGTGATGGAGGGGGAAGCCTTCTCGGATCTGGAGATTGCCGCCTATCTCAATGCCTATTTCCTGCCGATTAAGGTGGATCGCGAAGAGCGACCCGATATTGACAGCATCTATATGCAGGCGTTGCAACTGATGACCGGTGAAGGGGGCTGGCCGCTGAATATCTTTCTTACCCCTCAGGATCGCCGTCCCTTTTATGGGGGAACCTACTTTCCAGTGCAGCCGCGCTATGGCCGGCCGGGGTTTTTGCAGGTGTTACAGGCGGTGCGTCGCTTCTATGACCAAGAAAAAGAGAAGCTCACTGCCCAGCAGGCCACCCTCTGGCAATATCTGGCACCCCCCGTTGAGAGGGGGGAGACCCTCCCCCTGACGGAAGAACTCCTAAGGGCAGGAATTCGCCAAGTGACACCGATTTTGGGCGATCGCCCCCAGGGCAGCTGCTTCCCTATGATGCCCTATGCCCAAATGCTCCTGCAGGGGCTGGCTTTCAGTCCCAATCCTGCAGAACTGCTGCACCTGTGTCGGCGGCGGGGAGACAACCTCTTGCGGGGGGGCATCTATGACCATGTCGGGGGCGGCTGGCATCGCTACACCGTGGATTCCCGGTGGACAGTACCCCACTTTGAAAAAATGCTCTACGACAATGGCCAGATTGTGACCTATTTAGCGCGGCTGTGGCAGCAGGGCGATCGCTCTCCCCAGATTCCCGCTGCAATTGCCCAAACAATTCAATGGCTCGATCGCGAAATGACCGCCCCTGAGGGGTACTTCTATGCGGCTCAGGATGCCGATAGCTTTGTCAGTGCCAATGACCCCGAACCCGAGGAGGGTGCCTTTTATTGCTGGCGGTACGCGGAGCTAGAGCAGACCCTCACCCCAACGGAATTGACACAACTGCAAGCCCACTTTGACATCTCTGCCAGTGGCAATTTTGAAGGCAAAATTGTCCTCAAGCAGGTGCGCCCTCCAGAGGATCCTCAGGCGCTGGTGCCGATTCTGCGCAAGCTCTTTGCCCGCCGCTATGGTGCCGATACGCCCATGGATCAGCCCTTTGCCGTGGCCACCGATAGTGCAACTGCCAAAGGGCGGGCTTGGCCAGGCCGGATTCCGCCGGTCACCGATACAAAAATGATTTTGGCTTGGAATAGCCTAATGATCACCGGTTTGGCAACGGCAGCCCAAGTCTGGAGAGAGCACACCTACTGGCAGCGAGCCGCTAAAGCGGCTCAGTGGCTCCATGAGCACCAATATCAGCAGGGCAAACTCTACCGCCTCAATTATGGGGGCACCGTGGCGGAGGTCGCTCAGGCCGAGGATTATGCCTACTGGATCCAAGCTCTCCTTGCCCTGCATCAAGCCAGTTTAGCCGTGGGGGAGGCGGCGCAGCCGTGGTTGGCGTTGGCGACCCAATATCAAACCCTGTTTGATCAGGAATTGGGGGCAAAGGATGGCGGCTACTACAATGCCCCAGAGCGACCCGACTTGATCCTGCGCCAGCGGGAAGGTCTAGATAATGCCACTCCTGCTGCCAATGGGGTGGCGATCGCCAACTTGGTTCAACTCTTTTTGCTCACAGAACATCCCACCTACCTCGCACAGGCAGAAAAGGGACTGCGCTTTTTTAGCCACTTCATCCGCGAGGCCCCCCAAAGCTGTCCCAGCTTATTGGCAGCATTGCAGTGGTATCTTCACCCTGTCTGTGTCCAACTTCGTCCTGATCAGGCAGCCTCCCTCTTGGATCGCTACCTACCAACCGCTGTGCTCAAGGTCCGCGATGATCTAGAGCCTCTGGCCTTGGTCTGTGAAGGCCGGCGCTGCCGTGAACCGGCCCTGACTGCTGCTCAACTCGAACAACAACTAGAGAGTCTATTTCCGGTGGTCACTGATGAGTGA
- the folB gene encoding dihydroneopterin aldolase produces the protein MSLSESTTDCLHLSGMRYYGYTGALPEEQVLGQWFEIDIRLWFDMTPAAASDRLADTLDYRPLLQAIEQLMQQQRFQLIETLAAAIINLCLTPPQVQRAAVRVTKLAPPVPNFTGQISVEMVRPHAESP, from the coding sequence ATGTCCTTGAGCGAGTCCACAACTGACTGTCTGCACCTCTCGGGAATGCGTTACTACGGCTATACGGGTGCTCTCCCAGAGGAACAAGTTCTTGGCCAGTGGTTTGAGATTGATATTAGACTCTGGTTTGATATGACACCCGCTGCCGCCAGCGATCGCTTGGCGGACACCCTTGACTATCGCCCTCTTTTACAAGCCATTGAGCAGTTAATGCAGCAGCAGCGCTTTCAGTTAATCGAGACCCTAGCGGCGGCCATTATCAACCTTTGCCTTACACCGCCCCAAGTGCAGCGGGCTGCTGTGCGTGTAACAAAACTCGCGCCGCCTGTGCCCAACTTTACAGGTCAAATTAGTGTCGAAATGGTACGCCCCCATGCCGAATCGCCTTAG
- the gcvT gene encoding glycine cleavage system aminomethyltransferase GcvT: MSESLRHTPLYPLHQGARFTTFGNWEMPLQYSSILQEHQAVRQQVGMFDISHMGKFVLRGDGVVAALQNLVPTNLSQLQPGQAKYTVLLNAAGGIVDDLILYIDEGQVRCIVNAATTSKDWDWFQTHLPASIERIDESATQVLIALQGPAATATLSPLCDLPLGVIKAYRHTQVNLLGQPAWIARTGYTGEDGWEILVPAEVGQQLWQTLLAAGVTPCGLGARDTLRLEAAMLLYGQDMDEQTTPLEAGLNGLIDWQKPDFVGRAALLAQKQQGIERQLVGLELRGKGIARHGYPIYAGAQAVGEITSGTLSPTLGKAIALGYVFPEFAHIGRELAVQVRDRWVPAVVVPRPFYRRPRSTAKI, translated from the coding sequence ATGAGTGAATCCTTACGACACACCCCGCTCTATCCCCTGCATCAGGGCGCACGGTTTACCACCTTTGGCAACTGGGAAATGCCCCTGCAGTACAGTAGTATTTTGCAGGAACACCAAGCTGTACGGCAGCAGGTGGGGATGTTTGATATTTCCCACATGGGCAAGTTTGTGTTGCGGGGCGATGGGGTGGTAGCTGCGCTGCAAAACTTGGTGCCCACAAATCTGAGCCAGCTCCAGCCCGGTCAAGCCAAGTATACGGTTCTTCTCAATGCCGCCGGGGGGATTGTGGATGATCTCATTCTCTACATTGACGAGGGCCAAGTGCGCTGTATTGTCAATGCCGCCACAACCTCTAAGGATTGGGATTGGTTTCAAACGCATTTACCGGCCAGTATTGAGCGCATCGATGAGTCAGCGACCCAGGTGCTGATTGCTCTTCAAGGGCCGGCGGCGACGGCAACGCTGTCTCCCCTGTGCGATCTCCCCCTAGGGGTGATCAAAGCCTATCGCCATACTCAAGTCAACCTACTGGGACAGCCCGCTTGGATAGCACGCACCGGCTACACGGGCGAAGATGGTTGGGAAATTCTTGTCCCCGCCGAAGTGGGGCAACAGTTGTGGCAAACCCTGTTGGCGGCAGGTGTTACTCCCTGTGGGTTGGGGGCACGGGATACGCTGCGGCTGGAGGCAGCCATGCTCCTCTACGGCCAGGATATGGATGAGCAAACCACCCCCCTAGAGGCGGGGCTCAATGGCTTAATTGATTGGCAAAAGCCCGATTTTGTGGGTCGTGCTGCCCTTTTAGCGCAAAAGCAGCAGGGCATTGAGCGGCAATTGGTGGGGTTAGAACTACGGGGCAAAGGCATTGCTCGCCACGGCTACCCAATCTATGCCGGAGCCCAGGCTGTGGGGGAAATTACCAGTGGCACCCTATCTCCCACATTGGGGAAGGCGATCGCCCTTGGCTATGTCTTTCCAGAGTTTGCCCATATAGGTCGTGAACTGGCGGTGCAGGTGCGCGATCGCTGGGTGCCAGCGGTGGTGGTGCCTCGCCCCTTTTATCGCCGGCCGCGGTCAACAGCTAAAATTTGA